In the Leptospira sp. WS4.C2 genome, one interval contains:
- a CDS encoding M16 family metallopeptidase, with amino-acid sequence MKRIFLILFALSFWTLSAREMGEFVRDLQFKPLEFEVPKITSVEKPSGVEIFSLKNAEFPIVYADIYVYHGKKHLGKRSIEIARLLEDSWELSGSATFPKEKFLETLEFYGASFSVSIDYEKTVFSIAYLKSTEKAVLPVLQSFFAEPNLDESLMATAKGKLGEEIKRRNDNPTALGSRKAKEALFRGTIAGTSMQLTSLESLKLTDLVQFQKEILSEPKRRFLVTGDFDLQSWENFFPNLPEGSISQDFERITPSLLSENVKKEGKEIRLVAKDVNQTFISMMGVLPEHNHPDFYAIQVLNYIIGAGGFNSYYMREIRNNRGLAYSAGSTTEFQENYGTIQFFAMTKTESAKEVLSLMRELIQPKLIDSLTEEELVRAKNAIINQFVFQFEDDKRTLASEVRRRDHKMPEGYLQNFRKEIDRLTLSDLKRAAKLYFQSDKLLVTVVGPKTLEQSWKGSVKVINPED; translated from the coding sequence ATGAAACGCATTTTTTTAATTTTATTTGCTCTTAGTTTTTGGACACTCTCTGCACGTGAGATGGGGGAGTTTGTTCGAGATTTACAGTTCAAACCACTAGAGTTTGAAGTACCAAAAATCACATCCGTGGAAAAACCCTCAGGTGTGGAAATTTTTTCACTCAAGAATGCTGAATTTCCTATTGTATATGCGGATATCTATGTTTACCACGGGAAAAAACATTTAGGCAAAAGATCAATTGAAATTGCAAGACTATTGGAAGATAGTTGGGAGTTGTCTGGATCGGCCACTTTTCCAAAAGAGAAGTTTTTAGAAACACTCGAGTTTTATGGTGCGTCTTTTTCTGTTTCCATCGATTACGAAAAAACAGTTTTTAGTATTGCTTACCTGAAATCCACAGAGAAGGCAGTCCTCCCTGTTTTGCAGTCTTTTTTTGCAGAACCAAATTTAGATGAGTCTTTGATGGCAACCGCCAAAGGAAAGCTAGGTGAGGAGATCAAACGTAGAAATGATAACCCGACGGCACTTGGATCAAGAAAAGCGAAGGAGGCTTTGTTTCGTGGAACCATTGCGGGCACTTCCATGCAGCTTACTTCTTTAGAATCCCTGAAACTCACGGACCTTGTTCAGTTCCAAAAAGAAATATTAAGTGAGCCCAAACGAAGGTTTCTTGTGACTGGCGATTTTGATTTACAATCTTGGGAGAATTTTTTTCCTAATTTGCCAGAAGGATCGATATCACAGGATTTTGAACGAATCACACCTTCTCTCTTGTCTGAAAATGTAAAAAAAGAAGGAAAGGAAATTCGTTTGGTGGCCAAAGATGTAAACCAAACATTTATTTCTATGATGGGAGTTCTCCCCGAGCACAACCATCCTGATTTTTATGCCATCCAAGTTCTAAATTATATCATTGGTGCTGGTGGGTTTAACTCCTATTATATGAGAGAGATTCGAAATAACCGTGGTCTTGCTTATTCGGCGGGGAGTACTACTGAATTCCAAGAAAATTATGGAACCATCCAGTTCTTTGCCATGACAAAAACCGAATCTGCAAAAGAAGTTCTCTCTCTTATGCGAGAACTCATCCAACCTAAACTGATTGATTCCTTAACAGAAGAAGAACTGGTTCGTGCCAAAAATGCCATCATCAACCAGTTTGTCTTTCAATTTGAAGATGATAAACGAACTCTTGCGAGCGAAGTAAGAAGACGTGATCACAAAATGCCGGAAGGATACTTACAAAACTTCCGAAAGGAAATCGACCGATTGACCCTCTCTGACTTAAAACGAGCGGCTAAACTTTATTTCCAGTCGGACAAATTATTGGTTACGGTTGTGGGGCCAAAAACTTTGGAACAATCCTGGAAAGGATCGGTAAAGGTAATAAATCCGGAAGATTGA
- a CDS encoding MBL fold metallo-hydrolase, which translates to MLTASFEYKGTKFEGLSEGGIRTSIICPSLDFMFDFGFINPDKIHIGKILLSHAHLDHSCGIPYYVSQRSLRKLPVPKIYLPKSLEPKMSQILKLYSEIEDFDYDCELVGLEFGDRVDLKPGYFFKPLESFHRVPSQGYTVYETKRKLKKEWTSLSSEEIRSKKDLGEDPTEEISVPFVSFSGDTKIEYVLENEDVRKSKILFMECTYYCDKRDVSRAREWGHTHFDEIIEHASAFENEAIVLIHPSKRYSYRELNDLVRKKVPPILKDRLSLFLPPKT; encoded by the coding sequence ATGTTAACAGCTAGTTTCGAATACAAAGGAACCAAATTTGAAGGTTTGTCCGAAGGGGGAATTCGGACATCCATCATTTGTCCTTCTCTTGACTTTATGTTTGATTTTGGGTTTATCAATCCTGATAAAATTCATATCGGTAAAATTCTATTATCGCACGCCCATCTGGATCATTCTTGTGGAATCCCATACTATGTTTCTCAACGGAGCCTTCGAAAGCTTCCCGTTCCGAAAATTTACCTTCCCAAATCTTTAGAACCTAAGATGTCACAGATTCTAAAATTATATTCCGAAATTGAAGATTTTGATTATGATTGCGAACTTGTTGGTCTCGAGTTTGGAGACCGTGTGGATTTAAAACCGGGTTATTTTTTTAAGCCTTTAGAAAGTTTTCATAGAGTTCCTTCGCAAGGTTATACGGTTTATGAAACGAAACGGAAGTTAAAGAAAGAGTGGACCAGTCTTAGTTCGGAAGAAATTCGTAGTAAAAAAGATTTGGGCGAAGATCCTACAGAAGAAATTTCAGTTCCCTTTGTTTCATTTTCTGGAGATACAAAAATTGAATATGTATTAGAAAATGAAGATGTTCGTAAAAGCAAAATTCTATTTATGGAATGTACATACTACTGCGACAAAAGGGATGTGAGCCGTGCACGGGAATGGGGTCATACACATTTTGATGAAATTATCGAACATGCCTCCGCCTTTGAAAATGAAGCTATTGTTTTGATCCACCCTTCGAAACGTTATAGTTATCGCGAGTTAAATGATCTAGTTCGAAAGAAAGTTCCTCCAATTCTCAAAGATCGTCTTTCTCTTTTTTTGCCTCCCAAAACATGA
- a CDS encoding O-methyltransferase — MKPRPSIYIPELESYIDSSLVYKPNPIFLEMEIYAKEKNIPIVTAATGAVLSHLLSLLKPSQVLELGTGLGYSTLWMAVGSQNSQFLTVDRHEEQAALLDEYAKKMGIWEQIHVKRVTASVMDYLQKNREEWLDSDLFFVDCDKITYPDIFRILWTDAKPGASFLFDNMLWHGRVLHPDPKKPSDLAVMSLWNEVKSQVSRYTLYPVGDGLLFFQKDKK, encoded by the coding sequence ATGAAACCAAGGCCAAGTATCTATATCCCCGAATTGGAATCTTATATAGATTCTAGTTTGGTATACAAACCAAATCCCATATTTTTGGAAATGGAAATTTACGCCAAAGAAAAGAACATTCCCATTGTGACGGCGGCTACAGGAGCTGTTTTGTCTCATTTGCTCTCTCTATTGAAGCCAAGTCAAGTTTTGGAATTAGGGACAGGCCTTGGGTATTCGACACTTTGGATGGCAGTGGGTTCTCAGAATTCGCAGTTCCTTACGGTAGATCGGCATGAGGAGCAGGCGGCTCTTCTGGATGAGTATGCTAAAAAAATGGGGATCTGGGAACAAATTCATGTTAAACGGGTCACCGCTTCGGTTATGGATTACTTACAGAAGAACCGAGAGGAATGGTTAGATTCTGATCTCTTTTTTGTTGATTGTGATAAAATTACCTACCCAGATATTTTTCGAATTCTTTGGACAGATGCCAAACCAGGAGCCAGTTTTTTATTCGATAATATGTTATGGCATGGACGAGTCCTCCATCCCGATCCGAAGAAACCATCGGATTTAGCCGTCATGTCTCTTTGGAATGAGGTGAAATCCCAAGTTTCTCGTTATACTTTGTATCCAGTCGGTGATGGATTACTCTTTTTCCAAAAGGATAAAAAATAG
- a CDS encoding N-acetylmuramoyl-L-alanine amidase produces the protein MQFLFSLSFSRFFLLLGIGFFSFSLGAVPVFRIVVDPGHGGVAKDPKAQHGDKYDSVTQTYLETYKQGTEHGNITERKVVLDLAKEVHRILKQTETDAGWKEFEGYLKLFSKKTDFTRVTFESKLTRESSFDDDPTSDDPNAIYRLYDFPDPKTGVRRKGRLSKINEHKPHLVLSLHLNPASKGQTGGMGAVLTPGYKTFSQIKKISEKKKSQNAFVNGPWSDWLIFQSGWSKLENAMADTWIYLHGYWTKKNGKETDVSKFEGYRQNMISWRYADDPNWEKQIGKPGPYATTHEDFSETGKFWEREKGKKEEWRREGGKEGFGGDNHYVTKELMRFVQYGLPVQLKEKDSPYPELGPIQKPYISTYSLPTYTNALCAFIEIGYVNRSRDMKYLTQNKKETAISLAVGIYSLFVGLDVKKNVNLPYNPKGKKVNWERYETYFDDVL, from the coding sequence GTGCAATTTTTATTTTCTTTATCCTTTAGTAGATTTTTCTTATTACTCGGTATAGGTTTCTTTTCCTTTTCCTTAGGAGCGGTGCCTGTCTTTCGGATTGTTGTGGATCCAGGCCACGGGGGAGTTGCCAAAGATCCCAAGGCACAACATGGAGACAAATATGATAGTGTCACCCAAACTTATTTAGAAACGTACAAACAAGGAACAGAACACGGAAACATCACTGAAAGAAAGGTAGTCCTTGACTTAGCTAAAGAAGTACACCGGATTTTGAAACAAACGGAGACAGATGCAGGTTGGAAAGAATTCGAAGGTTATCTCAAACTATTCTCCAAAAAAACAGATTTCACAAGAGTTACCTTCGAAAGTAAACTCACTCGTGAATCTTCCTTCGATGATGATCCCACATCCGATGATCCCAATGCCATTTACAGGTTGTATGATTTTCCTGATCCAAAAACGGGTGTTCGTCGGAAGGGTCGATTATCAAAAATTAATGAACATAAACCTCATCTGGTTTTGTCACTCCATTTGAATCCGGCTAGTAAGGGACAAACCGGAGGTATGGGGGCTGTCCTCACCCCAGGTTACAAAACATTCTCCCAAATCAAAAAAATATCGGAAAAGAAAAAATCACAAAATGCCTTTGTGAATGGCCCTTGGTCGGATTGGCTGATTTTTCAATCGGGATGGTCCAAGTTGGAGAATGCTATGGCAGACACTTGGATTTACCTACATGGGTATTGGACTAAGAAAAATGGTAAAGAAACCGATGTTTCCAAGTTTGAAGGTTACCGTCAAAACATGATTAGCTGGCGTTATGCCGATGATCCTAACTGGGAAAAACAAATTGGAAAACCAGGCCCTTACGCCACAACCCACGAAGATTTTTCGGAAACAGGAAAGTTTTGGGAAAGGGAAAAAGGGAAAAAAGAGGAGTGGAGAAGGGAAGGGGGAAAAGAAGGATTTGGTGGCGATAACCACTATGTAACTAAAGAATTGATGCGTTTTGTTCAATACGGACTCCCCGTCCAATTAAAAGAAAAAGACTCTCCTTATCCTGAACTTGGCCCCATCCAAAAACCGTATATCTCTACCTATAGTCTTCCGACTTATACCAATGCACTTTGTGCTTTTATCGAAATAGGTTATGTCAACCGAAGCCGTGATATGAAATACCTTACGCAAAATAAAAAAGAGACAGCCATTTCCTTAGCAGTGGGCATTTACTCTTTGTTTGTTGGTCTGGATGTGAAAAAAAATGTAAATCTACCTTATAACCCAAAAGGTAAAAAAGTCAATTGGGAAAGGTATGAAACTTATTTTGATGACGTACTGTAG
- a CDS encoding PaaI family thioesterase: MKSVAKKNLSFASSPDNADGLQLKITFDEDTKTAFGDYTCPEKYQGLPDQIHPGIISTILDEIMVKINEAMNFETTTGELTIRFLQPAKVNEPLHLRGWFVKKNKKIIENRAEIENEIGKIVARGKGKYIEAED; the protein is encoded by the coding sequence ATGAAATCCGTTGCGAAAAAAAATCTCAGCTTTGCCTCCTCACCGGACAATGCAGACGGGTTGCAGTTGAAAATCACATTTGACGAAGACACAAAAACTGCCTTTGGTGATTATACCTGCCCCGAAAAATACCAGGGTTTACCGGATCAAATCCACCCAGGAATTATATCCACCATCCTAGATGAAATCATGGTTAAGATCAATGAAGCGATGAATTTTGAAACCACTACAGGTGAATTAACCATTCGTTTCCTTCAACCTGCGAAAGTGAATGAACCATTGCACTTACGTGGATGGTTTGTGAAAAAGAACAAAAAAATCATAGAAAACAGGGCTGAAATAGAAAATGAGATCGGCAAAATAGTGGCCCGCGGAAAAGGTAAATATATCGAAGCTGAAGACTGA
- a CDS encoding ATP-binding cassette domain-containing protein, with the protein MSEHITIQNLNYRYESQSDFLFQDLNLHFSLGWTGIVGKNGSGKSTLAKIIKGQITPDSGTVFGNNNICYVTQDTFPSEEELSRFLYDNSKESGRFKNLLKVKIKSPEEVFHLSFGEKRRVVLAMALSSESDVLILDEPTNHLDFESIQIIKGAMQYYQGIGILISHDRSLLDDLTKSCVFLEKNFYSQRPGNYSEGKKEMEREAEERIFDWEKARKERKKLDAELKRRREEASLSHKLRSKKGLDLHDHDGRSRKNLARVSGKDGQAGRIKNQLEKRTEHSQRKEKDIFAKLPEKENLGIGWKVIPSKSKSLFLFEGGHIDFGFMRLQLDSHLQIVPLSRIAITGKNGSGKSTLLKYLITRLEEKQIPYLYLPQEFSRAEVVQLYSEFQSLDPEKKAKVLSFIHRLGTDPKRFSESESLSPGETKKLFLSFHLDSNPEILLLDEPTNHLDIKSLEALESSLMSLGSALVVVSHDRRFLESIAEEEWSLENLSVTQKHLDRI; encoded by the coding sequence ATGTCCGAACATATCACCATTCAAAATTTAAACTATCGTTACGAATCTCAATCTGACTTTTTATTCCAAGATCTAAACCTCCATTTTAGTCTGGGATGGACAGGAATTGTCGGAAAAAATGGAAGTGGGAAATCCACTCTCGCCAAAATCATAAAGGGGCAGATTACACCAGATTCTGGAACCGTATTTGGTAATAATAACATTTGTTATGTTACTCAAGACACATTCCCTTCCGAGGAAGAACTTTCTCGGTTTCTTTATGACAATTCCAAAGAATCTGGGAGATTTAAAAATCTCCTGAAGGTAAAAATCAAATCTCCAGAAGAGGTTTTTCACTTAAGTTTTGGAGAAAAACGGAGAGTGGTTTTGGCAATGGCTCTCTCTTCTGAATCGGATGTTTTGATTTTGGATGAACCCACAAACCACTTGGATTTTGAAAGCATTCAGATCATCAAAGGGGCTATGCAATATTACCAAGGGATTGGAATTTTAATCAGTCACGACAGATCTTTGTTAGATGATCTTACTAAATCATGTGTATTTCTAGAAAAGAATTTTTATTCCCAAAGGCCAGGAAATTATTCAGAGGGAAAGAAGGAAATGGAAAGAGAGGCTGAGGAAAGAATTTTTGATTGGGAAAAGGCACGCAAAGAAAGAAAAAAGCTAGATGCAGAACTCAAACGAAGAAGGGAAGAAGCAAGTCTTTCCCACAAACTTAGATCAAAAAAGGGTTTGGATCTTCATGACCATGATGGTCGTTCTCGAAAGAACTTAGCAAGAGTAAGTGGAAAAGATGGCCAAGCAGGTCGAATCAAAAATCAGTTAGAAAAAAGAACCGAACACTCGCAGCGAAAAGAAAAGGATATCTTTGCCAAACTTCCGGAAAAAGAAAATTTGGGAATTGGTTGGAAGGTGATTCCTTCGAAATCAAAATCCTTATTTTTGTTTGAAGGGGGTCATATCGATTTTGGTTTTATGCGATTGCAGTTAGATTCACATTTGCAAATAGTTCCGCTTTCTAGGATAGCGATTACAGGAAAGAACGGATCGGGAAAGTCGACTCTCCTAAAGTATTTGATTACTAGATTGGAAGAAAAACAGATTCCCTATTTGTATTTACCTCAGGAATTCTCTAGAGCGGAGGTAGTTCAGTTATATTCTGAATTTCAAAGTTTAGATCCTGAAAAAAAGGCGAAGGTGCTCTCTTTCATCCATCGGTTGGGAACCGATCCAAAACGTTTTTCTGAATCCGAAAGTTTGAGTCCCGGAGAAACAAAGAAGTTGTTTCTGTCCTTCCATCTAGATTCGAATCCAGAAATTCTTCTCTTAGACGAACCAACGAACCATTTGGATATAAAATCTTTAGAGGCACTGGAGAGTTCTCTCATGTCTCTTGGATCTGCTTTGGTCGTTGTAAGCCATGACAGGCGATTTTTGGAATCCATTGCAGAGGAAGAGTGGTCCTTGGAAAACCTGTCGGTCACCCAAAAACATCTAGACAGAATCTAA
- a CDS encoding peroxiredoxin produces MPQVTSHAPDFKATAVIGDSFKEIKLSDYKGKWVVLFFYPLDFTFVCPTEIIEYDAKLEDFKKIGAEVLGVSVDSEFSHLAWKKTARKEGGIGEIKYPLIADKTKEIAKSFGVLIESGPDAGVALRGTFIIDPAGIIRQATVNDLPVGRNIEEAVRLIKAFQFVEKHGEVCPANWDEGKKTMKADPTGSKAYFASVN; encoded by the coding sequence ATGCCACAAGTGACATCACATGCCCCTGATTTTAAAGCAACCGCTGTGATCGGGGACAGTTTCAAAGAAATCAAATTGTCCGATTACAAAGGAAAATGGGTGGTTCTATTTTTCTATCCACTCGATTTTACATTTGTTTGTCCGACAGAAATTATTGAATACGATGCGAAACTCGAAGATTTTAAAAAGATCGGAGCAGAAGTTTTGGGAGTTTCGGTTGATAGCGAATTTTCGCACTTAGCTTGGAAAAAAACTGCCAGAAAAGAAGGTGGTATTGGGGAGATCAAATACCCGCTCATCGCTGACAAAACGAAAGAAATCGCAAAGTCCTTTGGAGTTCTGATCGAGTCAGGTCCTGATGCTGGAGTTGCCCTACGCGGAACCTTTATCATTGATCCTGCTGGTATCATTCGCCAAGCAACTGTTAATGACCTTCCTGTAGGACGTAACATTGAAGAAGCAGTGCGCCTCATCAAAGCTTTCCAATTTGTGGAAAAACACGGTGAAGTTTGTCCTGCGAATTGGGACGAAGGAAAGAAAACGATGAAAGCAGATCCTACTGGATCGAAAGCTTACTTCGCTTCTGTGAATTAA
- the sufB gene encoding Fe-S cluster assembly protein SufB, producing MESTASLDKAPFEFYKPDNFPKGLTRKVVESISHIKNEPSWLAEFRLKAFEVYEQKPMPTWGFIPQFHINIDDYVHYVGSNQKKKKSWDEVDPEILRSFEKLGIPEHERKYLAGIETMNDSETIYANVKKELTDLGIIFCDIDTAIKEYPELVREYLGTVVTIGDNKFSALNSAVFSGGSFAYIPKGVKTPMPLQAYFKVTAASSGQYERTLLIADEGAHLEYSEGCTSVQDKGTNFHTAVVELVAKKNSKIFYTTIQNWKKNMYNWTVKRGICEEAAHITWTDCNIGANTIKYPGIILKGDHSTGDVLSLAFAGSGQVQDTGARIIHVGKNTRSNILAKGVALDGGVNSYRGLVKFEPSSKGSYSHIKCDGLMMDNRSQSHAYPYNDVSGEEGTLNYEATVSKIDDDQLFYLQSRGMSEDDAKLLIINGFCEGVTKHLDVEYSVEMTKLIKMILEDGKVIAEK from the coding sequence ATGGAATCTACAGCCAGCCTAGACAAGGCACCTTTTGAATTTTATAAACCTGATAATTTTCCAAAGGGACTCACTCGTAAAGTTGTAGAATCTATCTCCCATATCAAAAACGAACCAAGTTGGTTGGCGGAATTTCGTTTGAAGGCTTTTGAAGTCTATGAACAAAAACCCATGCCTACTTGGGGCTTCATTCCTCAATTTCATATTAATATCGATGACTATGTACATTACGTAGGTTCTAACCAAAAAAAGAAAAAATCTTGGGACGAAGTGGATCCTGAAATCCTACGTAGTTTTGAAAAGTTAGGAATACCTGAACACGAAAGGAAATACCTAGCAGGAATCGAAACCATGAATGATTCCGAAACGATCTATGCCAATGTGAAAAAAGAACTCACGGATCTTGGAATTATCTTTTGTGACATTGATACTGCCATCAAAGAGTATCCGGAACTCGTTCGTGAGTATTTGGGTACTGTGGTTACCATTGGTGACAATAAATTCTCTGCTCTGAACTCCGCAGTATTCAGCGGTGGATCTTTTGCTTACATTCCTAAAGGAGTGAAGACTCCGATGCCTCTCCAGGCCTATTTTAAAGTAACGGCTGCGAGTTCCGGACAATATGAACGGACCCTCCTCATTGCTGACGAAGGTGCTCATTTAGAATACAGCGAAGGTTGTACTTCTGTCCAAGACAAAGGAACCAATTTCCACACAGCCGTAGTTGAACTTGTAGCTAAAAAAAATTCTAAGATATTTTATACCACCATTCAAAATTGGAAAAAAAATATGTACAATTGGACCGTGAAACGGGGGATATGCGAAGAAGCTGCCCACATCACTTGGACCGATTGTAATATTGGAGCCAATACCATCAAATACCCAGGGATCATCTTAAAAGGTGATCATTCTACTGGAGATGTGCTTTCCCTAGCTTTTGCGGGGAGTGGACAGGTGCAAGATACGGGGGCTCGGATCATCCATGTCGGAAAGAACACTCGTTCCAATATCCTTGCCAAAGGGGTTGCCCTTGACGGAGGAGTCAATTCTTACCGGGGTCTTGTTAAGTTTGAACCATCTAGCAAAGGATCTTACAGCCATATCAAATGTGATGGGCTTATGATGGACAATCGTTCTCAGTCCCATGCCTATCCGTACAACGATGTGTCAGGGGAAGAAGGAACTCTCAACTACGAAGCCACAGTTTCAAAAATTGATGACGACCAATTGTTTTATCTGCAATCGCGCGGGATGTCTGAAGATGATGCGAAGTTACTTATCATCAACGGATTTTGTGAAGGTGTCACCAAACATTTGGATGTGGAATATTCAGTAGAGATGACAAAACTCATCAAAATGATTTTGGAAGATGGAAAGGTGATTGCCGAAAAATAA
- a CDS encoding transmembrane 220 family protein, translating to MKLFRILCIPTFLYFAYLQLNDPDPYLWFPIYAFVAAIALAGFYRNVPKFVGWILIPIYLGLAGYYYTQAPYFGMEVEEVREYLGLFIASAAVAVLVFKK from the coding sequence ATGAAACTCTTTCGAATTCTTTGTATCCCGACCTTTCTTTACTTTGCTTATTTGCAATTGAATGACCCAGACCCCTACCTCTGGTTCCCCATTTATGCTTTTGTGGCTGCCATTGCCTTAGCTGGCTTCTATCGTAACGTACCCAAGTTCGTTGGATGGATTCTGATTCCCATTTATTTAGGTTTAGCGGGATATTACTACACACAAGCTCCCTACTTTGGAATGGAAGTGGAAGAAGTCAGAGAATATTTAGGACTATTCATTGCGAGTGCTGCAGTGGCCGTTCTTGTCTTCAAAAAGTAG
- a CDS encoding sorbosone dehydrogenase family protein has product MKIQIFVLFSLLTVSVSCDDLGRTVLKNFNKKYETDGQVLGSKPLFIGVDANRKQIAISLQEVVKVKEPTDIQFPPGDTPFLFALEKAGNLILFDREKKTSRVLAKFPVITDSEEGLLGLSFHPQFPKQPKLYTNYVKSIASKDITIVSEWVVENPTSYDTMKLVNERVLLQVEQPYPNHNGGQLAFGPDGHLYIGLGDGGWRADPKNNGQNPNTLLGSILRISVSPDTQSKKPYSIPTDNPFVGKAGFAPETFAYGIRNPWRMSFSPDGRLLVADVGQDAYEEVDIILSGKNYGWNQTEGFHCFTDGCDTALYQPPFYEYGREEGQSITGGYVYTGSAIPSLKGMYVFGDFIQGKIWAIPIPKPGENTRITETFALGKWNLLIPTFGRDNDGEIFVADYQSGTIYKMVKP; this is encoded by the coding sequence ATGAAAATCCAAATCTTTGTCTTATTTTCCCTTTTGACGGTGTCTGTTTCTTGTGATGATTTAGGCAGGACTGTTTTAAAAAACTTCAATAAGAAGTATGAAACCGATGGCCAAGTCCTCGGATCCAAACCTTTGTTTATCGGAGTGGATGCTAACCGCAAACAAATCGCCATCTCTTTACAAGAAGTGGTGAAGGTAAAGGAACCTACAGACATCCAATTTCCACCGGGGGACACACCCTTTCTTTTTGCCTTGGAAAAAGCAGGAAACCTCATCCTTTTTGATAGAGAAAAAAAAACAAGTCGAGTGCTTGCCAAATTTCCTGTCATTACCGATAGCGAAGAAGGCCTTCTTGGTCTAAGCTTCCATCCTCAATTTCCCAAACAGCCGAAACTCTATACCAATTATGTAAAGTCCATTGCCAGTAAAGACATCACCATTGTTTCTGAATGGGTTGTAGAAAACCCAACCAGTTACGATACCATGAAACTCGTAAACGAACGTGTGTTATTGCAAGTGGAACAACCTTATCCCAACCACAATGGGGGACAGTTGGCATTTGGGCCTGATGGACATTTATACATTGGACTTGGGGATGGAGGTTGGAGAGCCGATCCTAAAAATAACGGACAAAATCCAAATACCTTACTTGGTTCCATTTTAAGAATCTCTGTATCCCCAGACACTCAATCGAAAAAACCTTATTCAATTCCTACGGATAATCCCTTTGTGGGAAAAGCCGGTTTCGCGCCAGAAACGTTTGCTTATGGAATTCGGAATCCTTGGAGGATGAGTTTTTCACCTGACGGACGTTTGCTTGTGGCAGACGTAGGCCAAGATGCCTATGAAGAAGTAGATATCATCCTTTCTGGAAAAAACTATGGCTGGAACCAAACGGAAGGATTCCATTGTTTTACTGACGGCTGTGATACGGCGCTTTACCAACCTCCTTTTTATGAATATGGAAGAGAAGAAGGCCAATCCATCACTGGCGGGTATGTATATACTGGTTCTGCGATTCCTAGTTTGAAAGGAATGTATGTCTTTGGGGATTTTATCCAAGGAAAAATTTGGGCCATCCCAATCCCAAAACCGGGAGAAAATACAAGGATTACAGAAACATTTGCTCTAGGAAAATGGAACCTTCTCATCCCAACCTTTGGAAGGGACAATGATGGGGAAATTTTTGTGGCCGACTACCAATCGGGAACCATTTACAAAATGGTAAAACCATAA